In Camelina sativa cultivar DH55 chromosome 17, Cs, whole genome shotgun sequence, the genomic stretch CAGAACTAGCCATTGCAACAGTGCCAGCCTTTGAGTGTGTCAGTTGATGGTGAATCTCATCGGTGAAGAACCGAGCATCGTCACCTTCCAGAAATCTGGAATGGGTCAGGAAAGTCATGAATTAAGTGGAGGAAAATGGACTTAGAGAGAAAGcagcacacacacacacaaggcAACACAGAGTAAAGGATTCAAAAGTTAACGAATGAGCACCATATAAACATAATCGTACTTGTAAATCGAGTCTCCACCTGTCCCTGTCCCTGTTGGATCACCCGTCTTGGCTATGGAATCTTTTATAGTGTGGAAAAGACAGTCATTGTAATACTTGATCCTAACAAAATAAGTACGTTAAAAAAACCCTCAGTGGAGATGTTTCTTAGGTAGATACGCAAGAGAACACTTACTTGCAGAGTTTGAGAAAATTAGTGCAGGTTATAGGGCATTCATCCGTGTGCAGATGAATCACCAAATTCCCTATGTTTGTCACAATAATAACTGACATGTTTCTCGAATTTGTAGTACCTGAAACCAAAGACTGGGCTGTGGAAGCCAATTTTAAAAGTTAGAATACCTGACTGAAATTTGCAGCCTCTACatagagaaacaaaatacaaaagtgtAGGAGTGAAGTATAACCATAACGAAGAAAACATCGAGACTTTTTTTCAAGCGACCACAAGGATCAGATTGAAGATAGATACGATTAAAAAACAGTCATCGACATCGCTAACATGAAATCCCTAAAATATCTCCAACAATCTCAATTTCTCACTTTAAATCCCCCTAAATTCACTCATTTCCATATAAATCTTTGCAAATTCTCTAGAATCGCTATAGTATCACTCATCGAAACATCAGAAGGAACCGATAGAGTCAAACCTATGCAAAATTAGAAGTATCTAAACCTCATCCTTCACGATTGGCGAGCAATGTAACTGAAACTAGTAGAATAAGAAGGGATGATGGATGAACGATAAGAACGAACCTCAGAAACAGAGCGCCGGAGAAGAAAATTGCACGGCGGCGATCTTGGAGAAGTCGGAAGCTGTGGCGATTGAGAGATTCGTCTGTTTTGTTTTCGCTCTTCTTTACGCGCCTGCTCTAAAGAGTCCTCCTTTTTTATCTCATTCAAAATGCAATAAACATgcctgttgttttttttttccagatagAAGATTTGATAAAACTACGTgacgttttcttgtttttccctttttaaaacatcttattCGAATTTTCGAACTGTGaataccaaaaaattatatctaCAGTACATCATCAAAGATCAGATTATTTAAACTCGTCAGTGTATACAAggattcataattttaaactttataagccatgctaaaagagaaagaaaacaaaaatcagaagccttattataaaaaattagaaattaattattttggttcttttatttatagattgatttatttcaattatattttctcaaatattTCCAAATATATAGGTATTCTTCATATGTGAGTGAGATTATATTAAATGTGATAACAATGCTTAATTTTTTCCCCTTCATTCGAATAATAAGAAATGTAATCTTCTATTAATAGTTCCCCTAAACCCATAtttcatgtaattttttaaaagaatatttaacCACCAATATACTTATACCAAATCTTAGTTGATATGGCATGTGACTATCATTTGAACTTCAACTTCTTTTTACATAATCAACTCTCAATACTCGTTAATATAGGCTCTGACTGGTGACATGACTTAACATTGAGTTAAGTTGAGTTATGGTCTTAACTcaaagtttatttaaaaatgttaccaatcaagaaaaaaaataatatttttgaagttgagtttgaataatcatgtgttatggttgatgtacaaatttgaggtatatcctttgtaaaatggttaactcaaaagattattcaacatcatggaaatttccATGTGTTAGAGTTGGGTTATCAGTTTTAAATTATTCAAacgattattaaaaaaaaaaaaacacccgtAAACAACTTTGGtcaaagatttttcaaaaaatttctaaatttctaGTTTTCATTAGactctttcaaaaaaaaaaaagttgttcctACTATTATTCCTCGTTGAAACGTACATggaaattttaagttgtatatatagatgccTAAAGCTTATTGTCAAATAAGCACACTTTGAAGAAACAGTAGTatggttttctttcttctactctTTTTATCCATCgagtttattatatatgtttaaaaatattagtgcatattactaatttattttatttgtttttgatgaagatGTCTAATGAAGGTGGTGCAGCTGGTGGCGAGGATGTTGGTGGGAGTGGAAGTATCCGCCGTAAGGTAATGAATATGTCACATGCGCAGTTTAAAAATGTTGGatgtttagtatttaatttttactgTGTATTATAGAAACAAATTGTATGGGATGATGAGTATATCAGAATATTCTTGGAACTTCTTGATGTTGAATTAGCCAGAATTAGATACAAGCAGAAGCTACCAAAAGAAATCAGCCGAGTGCGGATTTGTGAAAAgttttttgaacaaactaagataaatctatgaataaatgatgtttagtatttgatttgCAGAAGGCGAGCTTAATCgacttgaggaagaagagggaacAAATGATGGCCAATATATGAATAACGTACGAGATGAGATAGCAAATATGCTATGGAATGTACGTCGTcattagtttctctctttttattttctatgtctcaaatgtttttttacgtaggatcattttatttatctattttgaattattctatttgaaaaatgttattgttcttaataattttttaatttttatttctaatagATACTGCACCTGATACATCAGAAATGTTACCAGTCAGtcgtttaaagaaaatatttaattcattttttactgCAAATTCACTACATCAAACTGCCGTTTATACCACATAATTTTTACTGCAAGCTACATCGAATTTTAATACTTACTGCAACTCGATTTTGATAACTCGTGTTACCAGTCAGAGCCATAATATAAAATGCAACAATTATTCAAGATTACAAAATGCGGCTGAAATAAAAAAGAGGCCAAAGGAGAAGACGACAACTTTCTTTCATTAAGTGTTGTAGTCATGTTTTGATATGTTATTACTAGCACAAGAATAAAATTTACGTAGCTTAAGTTGCTGATTTAATCTTTACACTTTACTTAAAAGCAATCTTAACACCATAAGGATGAAGCTATGCACAAAATTAGTTACCATATATCATCAACGATACTATTTGGTCAAGAGACCAGTAAGCTACCTAAACCTACATTATCATCAATTGTAGCGTTCAGCTATGCACACAATTCTTAATTAATACTACTACAAGAGAACCTAAATTGCAATCAAAAGAAGTTGAATTAATGCACCATACCAGAACTTCAAGTAGCCATGCATGCGAAAATGAAGAGCAATGTAGTTCTTGCCAAGGAAATTCTGGATAAATCTCTGTGTAGTGAGCAAAATTAGCCGGTCTGGTTCAATTGAAAGTCTTGCATTTGTGGTGAACAAGACCACCAGGCTTCATCACCCACTCTCTCTCATAGAACACGTCACAATTCACAAGTCgaaacaacatcatcatcttatCTGAAATTAATTAGTCTCCACTTCCTTGGTCGTCTCGTTGCTTGGACTCGCAATATCTTCTTCCGATGGCATGTCTAGCTTCCCTCCAATGGTAATTCCCAAAGCTTTAAAGTGGTCTTACAAATATTAACAAGTTctcaaaataacattttctcCAACAATTTGGCTTAAACGTGAGACCCTGTATTTAATAACCAGAAATGCTCATCAGAAGAGACATTCACCAAAAGTCAAACCTTAGACTGAAATAGTCACCACAATCTATTCTTCTATCTTTGCCTTCATACTTACTAAAAACCGTTCTTAGCAACAGCAGTTACATTCTTGCTTTTTATGTGTTGGTAAGTGTCTCTCGGTGCATCTTTTTTTGCCCCTAAGATTGATTAGTCCCTCTCTTTTATGGCATCTGAACCCATGTTCTTCTCCGCTTCAATTGCGGTTCCACACTATTCTTACAACTTGATCCAATATCTCCGGATTCAGGCAACAGTACTAGTGAatctgttttcttctcttcccttGTCTGTTCTTTAACCAGCTCATCTTTTCTTTGTTCCTTGAACTTTCCCTCTCTATCTTTGTTATATGGAGCTCCAAATTTCACATTTTTCCAATGTTGAAGTAGAAAATCACTCAAGTATATCTTCTTTGTGACCTAATTGAATCAAGTTGGAAACCAAGGAAAAGGGTACGTGGACTAGAGACTAGAGTTtatatagtaacaaaaataGATTGAGTTCAAAATCGACCACAGCTATATCTCCTCATCAGTTGCAAATTTGCaatacaaagaaacaagaaaatgacTTCCTAAAACTGAACTTGGGAATTATCCGAGCAAGCAATAGTTTAGTCGGCCAGAAAATGCAAACATATGATATAGACTTATAGTGAAGGAGGAGACATAACGTACATCATCTTTTTCCTCTAGAAGTTCACGCAATCTTTCTTCTGACAGCCATTGATCTTGTTCCTCTCGTTTCCGAGTTGTACGTATACTTCTTCTTTAAACATGCATTTGTAACTTTCTAAATTTGGGATGATGTTTTAAGATTAAAATTACATACAAAAGCCTCATATTATTGTAAAGATACTGATATTCAGATGTTACCTTGAAATCAGTGATAtcatgtttacatatatatggaATGATCACACCTTTTGGAGGTAATTAATAACTTGAGTGAGAATCTAACTGAATCGAGACATTTGTTCAAAAAGGGACAAGAGATTACagaatttgaaaagaaatatatttgtctTAATCAATAGTACTATTTAAGAAAGCTTTAGGCACTCAACGGCGGCCAACGCCAAATCGCTTAGACGAAACTTAGGTGAATATGGAAagataacatatatattgtaaattagacaaaaaatcatttatgggttttttataggaaaaataTCCCTCTAATTAGCTATTTTTCGACTTTATCATTCATGTACAATAATACAAACAATGCAAATCAATCAAACGatgtcaaaaataatatacaatgtAACGCTTATACAAATTGTCTAAAAGGTTTTACAGTCATATACATTACATTCAAAATTTTACAGATAGTCTTTCCTTCTCGCGAgggttttgatttgttataatttattcaaattttataaacttgACTATAAAATTTGCGGTTAAACGGTATTATTcgtcttatttttatttttctctcataCTCCTTTGCAATGTCATAAATGGTCTTTATGAGTTCNttttttttttttttttttttttttttttgaacaaccgaTCTTTATGAGTTCTCTATCCCAATAATTTTAATGTGATTTCGGCTGTGCCCTTATAATATGTGTTAGGATTAAAACAGGTTATGTTAAAGAATTGAATCCAAAAAGTGCACATTTGTAAATTTCTTCAAAATCTCCTACTATGAAATAAACACGCCAACGCACAAAACATCCAAGACTGAATTTGGATTACAAGCCTGTGTTTCTTTTATCTGAAGAAGTTGAAAAACATACCAGAGTAGTAAAGGAAGgattgaaaaattaaaacatacgAAATGTATAACCTTTGAACTGACCtttaaaatcttaaatcttaaaaattggtttaatggtttttGTTATTAAGTCGCATTCTTAATGTATACTCTTTTAATGTTCATAAGTGAATTTTGATATATACTTTTTCCAAATACAAGTTAACATTAATTCAATAAGTTCTTACAAACAGAAGTAGTATGTAACTAAAAGTTGTATGAACAAcaatatggatttttttttctatgggAAAGGTAATTTGTAATTTGGTAGTATGCTCTTTTAATGTTTATCagggtattttgattttttttttcagcatcagtgtattttgatagatatacttttttaaaatgtaagtatatattatttcaataaGTTCTTGCAAACAGAATAAGTATGTAACTAAAATCCAGTGTGTAACAAAATgctaatgataaatattattgacttattgtattgatatatgTTGTACATGCTGAAACGTGTGACAATGGGTAAATGATATATTCTATTggtaaatagagaaaaaaaaaaagggtaaggacaagaaaaagaaaagaagtattGTGTACCGCCAACTGGAGTGTGGCTGTATTCTACCTTCCACTATCatagaaatgaaataaaatctctTTGTCCTTTGCTTCTTCCATGGAAACTCTCCGTTAGTTAAATTCTAAATCCACTTGTTCGTTAATTCATAACaaatactatattaattaattcaaaCTTTACTGTTGATTAAAGATTCAAAATATTTGACTTTTTATGTTATTTAGGTTTAAGATACTCTTTCTATGAATTATCAAGTGTTTAATAATAGTATAGACATCTATAAGattgtgtcaaaaaaaaaaaaaatatatatatagatatattatctCAGAGTGTTTATAACCCATTTAAGAATAGTAAAGTTTAATAACCTAAATCTGACGTGGATTAGACTATCTATGGGTTGATTTCAGTCATCTTACATGAGTCATGACTTTCAAATGTTACAGTCCAGTCATGTTTTTCAGATTTGGTGTTATGTTTGTCGGtgcttcaaaaataaaaatttcctttttttagcAAActgataattatataattatgtttttttttttttactttttttttgtcgattaAAGAATTAGGATGATTAATAATCGATAATTTTAACCTCgtaattcatatataaaaaactggatttaaatttaatttaatttattttaattaaggcAATTAGTCATGATCATATGAAAGCTACACAACaactaaattgtttttaattatatggcATGCATAAATTAATCTACTTGAAAATatcaaatgttttaataaacGGACCCAAAACTCTCCATTTGCAATAAACGGACTGACTCATTGTGATTTTGCCATCTCAACAATGACCGACAATCTatataattgtttattaatGTCGTGTATCAAAGACTAAAATATCATTCGTTTTTTATTAACACAAAAAACCAGTTGAGAGtagttatataaaaataaaatttgtaaacttCACACTTTTGTGTAAATGGTACCGAAGTAGATAAGACTTCTTTTACACTTCTACTAAAGTTCCATATACATATCGTTTTTTATTAACACAAAAAACCAGTTGAGAGtagttatataaaaataaaatttgtaaacttCACACTTTTGTGTAAATGGTACCGAAGTAGATAAGACTTCTTTTACACTTCTACTAAAGTTCCATATACATATCGTTTTTTATTAACACAAAAAACCAGTTGAGAGtagttatataaaaataaaatttgtaaacttCACACTTTTGTGTAAATGGTACCGAAGTAGATAAGACTTCTTTTACACTTCTACTAAAGTTCCATATAcatatatctcttcttcttattactAACCACactaagatataaaatatacaaataaaggaaaaactTAATTGTCAAGCAACTAAAAATGAAAGTttatagaaaaaggaaaaagattttTGATGGATCCCAACTGTAATGTCCTGAAAGCTCAGGCTTGGAATTTTCCGGTACCacctaaaatcaaacatttttttggcAGATCGCTTCTGGCTCTCTTCTGATGACGGTACGATTAGCCTCTCGGAGAGTTAATTGTTTCATGGTATGCAAGAGATGTGATTTAGAGGAAGAGTCTATTAATCATACTTTATTTGAGTGTCCTCATTCCCGTCAGGTTTGGAAGAGGGTTTTTGATGGATCAGATACGGATAAGTTCCCGTTTGGCTCGATCTACTCAAACttggattatatatatggtaaagGGTTAGCCCCTATGGCTTTAGGTACTATTCACAGTTCAATATCGTGGCTGGTCTGGTTCTTATGGAAGGATAGGAACAAAAAGTTTTCCAAGGGTTACAATcagagacaatatatatattaatactcAGGCTTTACGTGAACAATTGTGGTGGGAGGAAGCCTAAATAGCTGCAAGGGTTGGTTCCGTTTCGACGGAATCTTTGCATACTCCGGAGATGATAATTCATTGTCAAGTTGATGGTTCGTGGAAAGCTACGGAACCAAATTCAGGTTTAGGATGGTGGTGTGGTGATGGTGACAATCAGACTTTAGTTATGGGTGCCAGATGTCAACGTCACAGTGCAACCCCACTTCATTCCAAACTAGAAGCATTATTATGGGCGATGGAGTGTATCCTGTCCAGAAGAATTGATTGTCGAAGGTTCGAGACGGATTCTGCAGAGTTACTAGCGATGGTACAAGCACCGGAGGAGTGGCCGGTTTTCTCTACATTTTTTGATGAGTTCCAGATGCTTAGTGCTTCCCTGCCTCCTTTTACTCTTTCCAAGATCCCAAGGACGTCTAATGTAAAAGCTGATTGTTTAGCTCGTTTTTCTAGAATGCTCTTGTCATAAACGATTTATGTAAACTCATTACCTTGGACAAACAATctagaagttttattttaattaatgttaggttgaaaaaaaaaagattttgtttttggccTAATACAAATcttttggataattatttttatgttgaaatatatgtttagtaggaaaaaattcaatttttttttttgacaaatttatcatcaatttgcaagaaattgtaaattaaaatatttgaattactataaaaaaatgGAATCTCTCATAACTTTTtgaatctatatattaaaattttaaaactgtaatACAGactatatttgattttatgtgGAGTTTTCTGCCAATtgtcaaaacaaatattaattataattttaagacaAATTTGTGTCATTGTCAACaacttaaaaaactaataatatattccatatatatattatgacgAACGCGTTTaggtaaaaaattaaaattaacaaaagccTTCAAAGTCCCACTCATTTTGACAACAGACTCATCTCTCAGAGTTTACATTACACTTTCCTCTTTTTGCCTCTCTTCTCCCACACTTCTCAAATAACCAAAACCTTCTTCGTCGTGCTCCTCCCATCTTCCctaatcggaaaaaaaaatgcacGCCAAAACTGATTCCGAGGTGACAAGCATCGCAGCTTCATCACCAGCCAGATCTCCACGTAGACCAGTCTACTATGTCCAATCACCGTCACGCGACTCTCACGACGGAGAAAAAACCGCGACTTCGTTTCACTCAACTCCGGTGCTAAGTCCGATGGGATCTCCGCCGCATTCTCAATCGTCTATGGGTCGTCACTCTCGCGAATCGTCCTCTAGCCGATTCTCAGGCTCTCTGAAGCCCGGATCTAGAAAAGTCAACCCTAACGACGGCTCTAAACGGAAAGGTCACGGCGGAGAGAAGCAGTGGAAAGAGTGTGCGgtgattgaagaagaaggtttgtTAGATGAAGGTGATAGAGACCGTGGTGTTCCTCGTCGCTGCTATGTTTTGGCTTTCATCGTTggcttcttcattctctttggTCTCTTCTCTTTGATTCTTTACGGTGCTGCTAAACCTCAGAAACCTAAGATCACTGTCAAGGTTAGTTTCAATTTTagcatttcttttattttctgagtTGATTCAGATCTTGAAATGTTGAGTTCAGATATGTTTTTCTTGCTACAATTTAACAGATCTTTAGAGAATCGAGCGTGTAAAGTCAATTTAGATACTAAATTTGTTAGATCTAAGCTGAACTGTTGAGAGTTTTTGTGATTGGGGTGTGTAATTGAGTTTTTggtgatttgaaatttttgcaGAGTATAACGTTTGAGACGCTTAAGGTCCAAGCTGGTCAAGATGCTGGTGGTGTAGGAACTGATATGATCACGATGAACGCTACTCTAAGAATGTTGTATAAGAACACTGGAACATTCTTTGGTGTTCATGTTACTTCAACTCCTATTGATCTTAGCTTCTCTCAAATCAAAATCGGTTCTGGATCCGTAAGTTTTCTCTAATTACGTTGAATATGTTACGGTTCGAATAGACCAACACTTACATGGGTTAAATCCATATGGGTTCTGATTTCTGTTGTGGGTTTTGGATTGTGAAATGCAGATCAAGAAATTTTATCAGTCAAGGAATAGTCACAGTACAGTGGTGGTGCATGTGACAGGAGAGAAGATCCCATTATATGGAAGTGGTTCGACTTTACTTCCACCGGCGCCTCCAGCTCCACTAcccaaaccaaagaagaagaaaggagctCCTGTTGTTATTCCCGACCCGCCAGCACCACCAGCACCGGTGCCAATGACGCTCAGTTTCATTGTCCGATCACGGGCTTACGTGTTGGGGAAGTTAGTGCAGCCAAAGTTCTACAAGAAGATCATGTGTGACATCAACTTCGAACACAAGAATCTTAACAAGCATATAGCCATCACCAAGAATTGCACCGTCACTACagtttgaagagagagagaacctgaaaaaaaaatttagtaggCGCAAAAACGATGTCGTATAGTGTAACGTGATTTACAGCTCAACGGGCAGTATTTTGGGTTGTCTGGGGCAGCTACGTAGAGGTGCCcgaaggagagaagaagcatCGTATCGTCGGTGGCctttactttaatttatttacatgagTGGTTTATATCTGTCtgtggaaaatatattaattttattattgtgtGTACGATTGCACTGGAAAAACACGAGGAAatcacattttatttatttttttgtttcttttttttttttttaaatatgtgaattctTAAGTCTTAAGTTACGGGGATCTTTATAGAAACACAATTACCTACTCTGAAAAGCAAAACGTACTTGACAATCACCTCttgaattcttgttttttttttcttctagtatGTAGCAACtgtaaccaattttttttggttctataaCCAAATTACTAAGCTCAATCGTGTAAGTTGTAACACTAATATTGTTataaactagatattcacccgcggtacaccacggagctattttttaataaaaaaatataatttattatatatatataactaatgtttaatttgtatttattaaaaatgtacaaccttacaaatatagatatattagttaatatagaaattagaataaattttgttagtagTATAGAATTCCTACGTGTACTAAAAGTATGAATGTTATATCTACGGCTAATActtaactatgtatgttttgttcatatatttataaaaaaatagatgttatattcataaaatataaacaaaccaataaactaataGACTCGTGGTTCAACCGGTCCGACTAATTGACACAGCAACCCGAAAGACTTCCGGTTCACCTTCCAGTccgattttaaaaacattgtcgtttattgattaggccgattgtttaggaaatatttctatagaaaaaaatattattttgtaaaattggaaagttaaaattaattaaatttattttaaacataatattaatgtTAAATGGAGTGGTTcctattgttttaaaaaatttattaagatgagaaatcttgtttccaaaaattgaaatttaatattaattaattaattgaaaaacaaattaataattaatgctaatGGCATACTTGTAAATAGATAT encodes the following:
- the LOC104758001 gene encoding uncharacterized protein LOC104758001; translation: MHAKTDSEVTSIAASSPARSPRRPVYYVQSPSRDSHDGEKTATSFHSTPVLSPMGSPPHSQSSMGRHSRESSSSRFSGSLKPGSRKVNPNDGSKRKGHGGEKQWKECAVIEEEGLLDEGDRDRGVPRRCYVLAFIVGFFILFGLFSLILYGAAKPQKPKITVKSITFETLKVQAGQDAGGVGTDMITMNATLRMLYKNTGTFFGVHVTSTPIDLSFSQIKIGSGSIKKFYQSRNSHSTVVVHVTGEKIPLYGSGSTLLPPAPPAPLPKPKKKKGAPVVIPDPPAPPAPVPMTLSFIVRSRAYVLGKLVQPKFYKKIMCDINFEHKNLNKHIAITKNCTVTTV